The Armatimonadia bacterium genome contains the following window.
CCGCGAGGCCGAACCGGAGCTCACGTCCGCCGATGCCCTGATCCGTCGCGTCTTCCAGAACCGATAGCTTCGTCTCCCGTAACATGACTGCGAGGTCCGTGACCATGGCTGAGGAGTCCTGTAAGCTGTGCCGGCCGGTCCCTCGTGAAACCCTCGGGCTGCTCGTGTACCTGGTGATTGCCTTCGGCGGGGCCTGGGCCATCGAGCTGATTCCGGTTCGAGCCATCGGCTACGGCAGCCCGAAGTCGGGCAACGCGGTCCTGTTCTGGCTGATCGGCGTCATGTACGTACCGATGCTTGCAGCGCTTGTCGCCCGCAAGGTTGAGGGTTGTGGCTTCGCCGACTCCGGCCTGCACTGGGGCAGGGGACGCTACCACTTGGTCGCCTGGCTCCTCCCAGCGGTCCTAGGTGTGGTGGCAACGGGGCTGACGCTCGCCCTGGGCCTGGGCACCTACGATCCGGGGCTATCTACCATCATGTCGCGGGTGCCGCCGGAAGGCCAGGAGTTCGTGCGTCAGCAGACAGCCCGCTTCGGCGCCTGGCTGCCGGTCATCATCTGGGTCAGCGCCCTGACGCAGGCGGTCCTCATCAACTGCGTGGCAACCTTCGGTGAGGAGTTCGGCTGGCGCGGTTATCTGCAGCGGCGTCTTGAGCGTTTCGGCGTCCGTGCCAGCGTGTTGCTCACCGGGCTGATCTGGGGCGTCTGGCACGCCCCGATCGTCGCCCAGGGCCACAACTACCCGGGCCATGCGGCGCTCGGCGTGCCGCTGTTCATCGTCTTTTGTACGGTGTGGAGCGTCATCCTCGGCTGGCTGCGGAACGCCTCGGGAAGTGTCTGGGCGCCGACCATCGCCCATGCCTCCATGAACGGGCCTGCCGTGGCTCCGATGATGTTCGTCAAGGGCGCCAACGTACTCGTCGCGAACTTCGTGGGTGTGGTCGGCATCGTCCTGGCCGGCCTGTTCGCGGCTTACCTCTTGGCAGCCGGGGTGATTCGCCGCCCGGTGGACCAACCTCCAGTCTGCGAGACCGAATCATGAGTGAAGACCTCGGACGTCAGCGAATCATCACGGCCCAGGAGCGCGGGCGCGACCACGACGAG
Protein-coding sequences here:
- a CDS encoding type II CAAX endopeptidase family protein — encoded protein: MAEESCKLCRPVPRETLGLLVYLVIAFGGAWAIELIPVRAIGYGSPKSGNAVLFWLIGVMYVPMLAALVARKVEGCGFADSGLHWGRGRYHLVAWLLPAVLGVVATGLTLALGLGTYDPGLSTIMSRVPPEGQEFVRQQTARFGAWLPVIIWVSALTQAVLINCVATFGEEFGWRGYLQRRLERFGVRASVLLTGLIWGVWHAPIVAQGHNYPGHAALGVPLFIVFCTVWSVILGWLRNASGSVWAPTIAHASMNGPAVAPMMFVKGANVLVANFVGVVGIVLAGLFAAYLLAAGVIRRPVDQPPVCETES